In Campylobacter mucosalis, a single window of DNA contains:
- a CDS encoding MOSC domain-containing protein, with amino-acid sequence MAFLKAVLVGKAQDYGSYTSAIFKVAQSGEIYANKLGFIGDEVADTIHHGGEQKAIFANSYQNYPRWEEFLSLKNLPFGAMGENLTIDGLDENSVCVGDIHKVGSLIIQVSQPRKPCSKLSKRWNNANMSGEIFKTGLSGWYYRVLEEGSCKAGDEIKILQKDSVGLSVMQLNQLFFAPNENLDTLDKLLRVDTLAGNWVDDIKKRIGGSYDASYMN; translated from the coding sequence ATGGCGTTTTTAAAAGCAGTTTTGGTGGGTAAGGCACAGGATTATGGCTCGTATACTAGTGCCATTTTTAAAGTGGCTCAAAGTGGTGAAATTTACGCAAATAAGCTTGGTTTTATAGGTGATGAGGTGGCTGATACCATTCATCACGGCGGAGAGCAAAAGGCTATTTTTGCTAATTCGTATCAAAACTATCCACGTTGGGAGGAGTTCTTGTCGCTTAAGAATTTGCCATTTGGAGCAATGGGCGAAAATTTAACCATAGATGGACTAGATGAAAATAGCGTTTGTGTTGGCGATATCCATAAAGTTGGTAGTTTAATTATCCAGGTATCACAGCCAAGAAAGCCTTGCTCTAAATTATCAAAGCGTTGGAATAATGCAAATATGAGTGGTGAAATTTTTAAAACCGGACTTAGCGGTTGGTATTATAGAGTGCTAGAAGAGGGTAGTTGTAAGGCCGGAGATGAGATTAAAATTTTACAAAAAGATAGCGTTGGTTTATCAGTAATGCAGTTAAACCAGCTATTTTTTGCACCAAATGAGAATTTAGATACACTAGATAAGCTTTTACGCGTAGATACGTTGGCTGGAAACTGGGTTGATGACATTAAAAAGCGTATCGGTGGTAGTTATGATGCTAGTTATATGAACTAA
- a CDS encoding potassium/proton antiporter, with product MENFLLFFSVLLLFSIVLSKTTDRFSIPSLLVFLGVGMLAGSDGLIGVYFNDQVVAQNVGMLALIFILYAGGLDTKFSAIKPVFSRSLILATVGVCLTALAVAPVAKYLLDFSWEEAFLLGAIISSTDAAAVFAILRAKNMNLKNNLAPLIEFESGSNDPMAIFLTLTIIQMISLSKGLVISEIFSTLFIQFGLGIAMGYVFGTALPIIFNKLRLKSWGLYPVFSMAWILLLYTLCYKAGGNGYLAVYIAGIFINKKEFTHKKNLIGFHDGIAWTMQIVVFITLGLLVFPSQLPNIALIACCLAIWLMFVARPLGVFASLMFSKFSLNEKIFVSWVGLRGVVPIVLATYTYQSGVSHPEIIFNIIFFMVLISLLTQGTTLGYSAKKLKVIEDDVMEDESKNSPILTYALRQYTLQENSKMIGKTLAELELPTEFLILLVKRKNEYIKPTGSFVFEGADLLLIQCENHALSQSIMQKFDAS from the coding sequence ATAGAAAATTTCTTACTATTTTTCTCGGTTTTGCTTCTATTTAGCATAGTGCTTAGCAAGACTACTGATAGATTTAGTATACCATCGCTACTCGTGTTTTTAGGTGTTGGTATGCTTGCTGGCTCTGACGGGCTAATTGGGGTATATTTTAACGATCAGGTCGTAGCCCAAAATGTCGGTATGCTAGCACTTATTTTTATCCTCTATGCCGGTGGGCTTGATACGAAATTTTCAGCCATAAAGCCCGTATTTTCAAGAAGCCTTATCCTAGCCACCGTCGGAGTGTGCTTAACAGCTCTAGCGGTTGCTCCAGTGGCTAAATATCTGCTTGATTTTAGCTGGGAGGAGGCATTTTTACTAGGTGCCATAATATCATCAACGGACGCAGCAGCAGTATTTGCTATACTTAGAGCAAAAAATATGAATCTAAAAAATAACCTAGCACCGCTTATAGAATTTGAATCTGGCTCAAACGACCCTATGGCGATCTTTTTAACACTTACAATCATACAGATGATATCGCTCTCAAAGGGGCTTGTGATATCTGAAATTTTTAGCACGTTGTTTATTCAGTTTGGACTTGGTATAGCTATGGGATACGTTTTTGGTACAGCACTGCCTATCATATTTAATAAACTAAGGCTAAAAAGCTGGGGACTTTATCCGGTTTTTTCTATGGCGTGGATACTGCTTTTATACACACTTTGCTACAAAGCTGGTGGCAATGGCTATTTAGCCGTTTATATAGCTGGAATTTTCATAAATAAAAAGGAATTTACACATAAGAAAAATTTAATCGGTTTTCACGACGGTATCGCTTGGACTATGCAAATAGTCGTGTTTATCACGCTTGGACTACTTGTGTTTCCATCACAACTCCCAAATATCGCACTTATAGCTTGTTGTCTTGCTATTTGGCTTATGTTTGTGGCTAGACCACTTGGAGTGTTTGCCTCTCTTATGTTTTCAAAATTTAGCCTTAACGAAAAGATATTTGTATCGTGGGTCGGACTTAGAGGTGTCGTGCCTATCGTCCTTGCAACATACACATATCAAAGTGGTGTATCACACCCCGAGATTATCTTTAACATCATATTTTTTATGGTTTTAATATCTCTCTTAACACAAGGCACAACTCTAGGATATAGTGCTAAAAAGCTTAAAGTCATTGAAGATGACGTTATGGAAGATGAGAGCAAGAACTCGCCTATTTTGACCTACGCTCTAAGGCAATACACCTTGCAAGAAAATTCAAAAATGATAGGCAAAACACTAGCCGAGCTAGAGCTACCGACAGAATTTCTAATCCTTCTTGTAAAGCGTAAAAACGAGTATATAAAACCAACTGGCTCTTTTGTGTTTGAAGGCGCGGATCTGCTACTAATCCAATGTGAAAACCACGCCTTATCGCAGTCAATAATGCAAAAATTTGATGCTAGTTAG
- a CDS encoding pyridoxal-5'-phosphate-dependent protein — translation MAAKNLSKATLLSILDLEISILKRYYNHSKDVNDISLIYFHIPETNRGYEWIFERILRNTDAVVQEGEHFIAVLYATNRNGASKLLSGIQEFLNERPIDIIASFPKDATDAKELLMRFQDDIKENYGVVLECLKTDEPLPVNEDIFV, via the coding sequence ATGGCAGCAAAAAATCTTTCAAAGGCAACACTTCTGTCTATTTTGGATTTGGAAATATCTATATTAAAACGATATTACAACCACTCAAAAGATGTAAATGACATATCACTCATATATTTTCACATACCAGAAACAAATCGTGGGTATGAGTGGATCTTTGAGAGAATTTTAAGAAACACCGACGCTGTCGTACAAGAGGGCGAGCACTTTATAGCTGTCCTTTATGCTACAAACAGAAATGGTGCAAGCAAGCTTCTAAGCGGAATACAGGAGTTTTTAAACGAAAGACCTATTGACATCATAGCCTCTTTCCCAAAGGACGCAACTGACGCTAAAGAGCTTTTGATGAGATTTCAAGATGATATAAAAGAGAACTACGGCGTGGTACTTGAATGCCTAAAAACAGACGAACCACTTCCGGTTAATGAAGATATTTTTGTATAA
- a CDS encoding ArsS family sensor histidine kinase gives MKRSSIFITITFIFALALAAVFLAFLWLMDYDKQNYTRELNAKYSNVAQANLFYMSGLIDEKKFSEDMKNVDMPEIRSERVKSEILTQGIVLEEISDDIGSSAIILYKKRHYLLIKHIDELKILMDKEFQPYRYEVIKVVFVVVAIILLLAYIFVIYKLKPLRKLKRQIVKFAKGDLVSIQNVSQGNDEISDVADAFYHAVKQIKTLNDSRHLFLRNIMHELKTPITKGRIVAEMLEGGRSKERLINVFNKLESLITELAAIEQTTSKIELNNKANCFIDDIIDEAIDMAMIEREQVTIKKMSNIKLYVEFKLFCIAIKNMIDNGLKYSTDKHVTIVVNKDSIEFLTKGDKLKQDLEFYIQPFIKGENTQRSFGLGLYIVSNILLAHGVKLGYKYKNDMNIFIFENLKDIIRE, from the coding sequence ATGAAACGCTCATCAATTTTTATAACTATCACGTTTATATTTGCACTTGCCCTTGCTGCGGTGTTTTTAGCGTTTTTATGGCTAATGGATTACGATAAACAAAACTACACAAGAGAGCTAAACGCTAAATACTCAAATGTTGCTCAAGCAAATTTATTTTATATGAGCGGGTTAATAGATGAGAAAAAATTTAGCGAAGATATGAAAAATGTCGATATGCCAGAGATTAGAAGCGAACGCGTAAAGAGTGAAATTTTAACCCAAGGGATCGTCCTTGAAGAAATTTCAGACGACATAGGCTCAAGCGCTATCATACTATACAAAAAGCGTCACTACCTGCTTATAAAGCATATCGATGAGCTAAAAATTTTAATGGATAAGGAATTTCAGCCATACAGATACGAGGTAATAAAGGTCGTGTTTGTGGTTGTCGCGATAATCTTACTACTAGCCTACATATTTGTAATCTATAAACTAAAACCACTAAGAAAACTAAAACGCCAAATAGTAAAATTTGCCAAAGGCGATTTGGTTAGCATACAAAACGTAAGTCAAGGCAATGATGAAATTTCAGACGTTGCAGACGCATTTTATCACGCAGTAAAACAGATAAAAACACTAAACGACTCAAGGCACCTTTTTTTAAGAAACATTATGCACGAGCTTAAAACACCAATAACAAAAGGCAGAATAGTTGCCGAGATGTTAGAGGGCGGACGTAGTAAAGAGCGCTTGATAAATGTTTTTAACAAGCTTGAAAGCTTGATAACCGAACTTGCGGCGATTGAACAAACCACATCAAAAATAGAGCTAAATAATAAAGCAAACTGCTTTATTGACGATATTATTGACGAAGCGATAGATATGGCGATGATAGAGCGTGAGCAGGTCACTATCAAAAAAATGAGCAACATAAAGCTCTACGTGGAATTTAAGCTATTTTGCATAGCTATAAAAAATATGATAGATAACGGACTAAAATACTCTACCGATAAACACGTAACCATAGTCGTAAATAAAGATAGCATAGAGTTTTTAACCAAGGGCGATAAGTTAAAGCAAGATCTTGAGTTTTATATCCAGCCCTTCATAAAAGGCGAAAATACACAAAGAAGTTTTGGTTTGGGGCTTTATATAGTAAGCAATATTTTACTAGCTCACGGGGTCAAGTTAGGATATAAATATAAAAATGATATGAATATATTTATTTTTGAGAATTTAAAAGATATAATAAGAGAGTAA
- a CDS encoding response regulator transcription factor, translating into MIEILMIEDDLELAEILSEYLQSQQMSVTIVDEPYLGLSTLNTKKFDLVILDLTLPGIDGLEVCKEIRKNHDVPIIISSARHDITDKVNALENGADDYLPKPYNPQELLARIKSHLRRQSQLSPKDTSQKDIILKDYEHEILFKGKRLNLTIAEYDILRYLIIKQGGAVSREELIYNCESLNEDSTSKSIDVMIGRIRAKLGENPKEPRYIHAIRGIGYKLVL; encoded by the coding sequence ATGATAGAAATTTTAATGATAGAAGATGATTTAGAATTAGCCGAAATTTTAAGCGAATACCTACAATCTCAACAAATGAGCGTAACGATAGTAGATGAGCCGTATCTTGGACTTTCTACGCTAAATACCAAAAAATTTGACCTAGTTATACTAGACCTAACTCTACCAGGAATCGACGGACTTGAAGTGTGCAAAGAGATACGAAAAAATCACGACGTCCCAATAATCATCTCAAGCGCTCGTCACGATATCACAGACAAAGTAAATGCCCTTGAAAACGGAGCTGACGACTACCTACCAAAGCCATATAACCCACAAGAGCTTTTAGCACGTATAAAAAGCCATTTACGTCGCCAAAGTCAGCTAAGTCCAAAAGACACCAGCCAAAAAGATATCATCTTAAAAGACTACGAGCACGAAATTTTATTTAAAGGCAAAAGGCTAAATTTAACTATCGCCGAGTATGACATCTTAAGATACCTCATCATAAAACAAGGCGGCGCAGTAAGCCGTGAAGAGCTCATTTATAATTGCGAAAGTCTAAACGAAGATAGCACGAGCAAGAGCATTGATGTTATGATAGGCAGAATCAGAGCAAAACTAGGAGAAAACCCAAAAGAGCCACGCTACATACACGCCATACGTGGCATAGGCTACAAACTGGTGCTTTAA
- a CDS encoding O-acetylhomoserine aminocarboxypropyltransferase/cysteine synthase family protein gives MRQDSITTHYGYDTKSGTGAMAVPVYMSTAFDFGSAQTAANRFCLAELGPIYSRLTNPTLDVLEARFAALENAAAAISASSGQAAIFYAVANLAAAGDNVIVAKKVYGGSTTLIGHTMKRFGIEARFFDSDSAEDLENLIDDKTRAIFFESLSNPQIAIADIEKIVQIAKKYKVATIVDNTVATPILFKPLENGIDISVYSLTKYISGQGNTMGGMVASSKELNNLLVNNPRYPHFNEPDESYHGLVYAGLAPNFDIFTLRIRLALLRDIGATLSPMSAFAIIQGLETLSLRMQKHCQNALKVAKFLSEHPKVKSVNYPSLSGDKFYNKAQKYLKDGNASGLIGFDVGDKELATRIINSVKLFSIVVNIGDTKSLITHPASTTHSQLSSEELEKNGIKAGLIRLSIGIEDADDLIKDLSDALANA, from the coding sequence ATGAGGCAAGATAGTATCACAACACACTACGGCTACGACACAAAGTCAGGTACTGGAGCTATGGCGGTGCCAGTTTATATGAGCACAGCTTTTGACTTTGGTAGTGCTCAAACTGCGGCAAATCGCTTCTGCCTAGCAGAGCTTGGTCCTATCTACTCGCGTCTTACAAACCCTACTCTTGATGTTTTAGAGGCTAGATTTGCAGCTCTTGAAAATGCAGCAGCAGCCATAAGTGCTTCTAGCGGTCAAGCAGCGATATTTTACGCAGTGGCAAACCTAGCAGCGGCCGGAGATAACGTAATAGTTGCAAAAAAAGTATATGGTGGCTCAACCACACTTATTGGTCACACGATGAAGCGTTTTGGTATAGAGGCTAGATTTTTTGACTCAGATAGTGCTGAGGACCTTGAAAATTTGATAGATGATAAGACAAGAGCGATATTTTTTGAAAGTCTTTCAAATCCTCAAATAGCAATCGCTGACATAGAAAAAATCGTCCAAATAGCCAAAAAGTACAAAGTAGCGACAATAGTTGACAACACAGTAGCTACGCCAATACTATTTAAACCACTTGAAAATGGCATAGATATAAGCGTTTATAGCCTTACAAAATACATAAGCGGTCAAGGCAACACGATGGGCGGTATGGTTGCAAGCTCAAAAGAGCTAAACAATCTACTTGTAAACAACCCAAGATATCCGCACTTTAACGAACCTGACGAGAGTTATCACGGGCTTGTTTATGCGGGTTTGGCACCAAATTTTGACATTTTTACACTTCGCATACGACTAGCCTTGTTAAGGGACATAGGTGCTACACTATCTCCAATGAGTGCATTTGCAATCATTCAAGGGCTTGAAACACTAAGTTTAAGAATGCAAAAACACTGCCAAAATGCCCTAAAAGTAGCAAAATTTTTATCAGAGCACCCTAAGGTAAAATCTGTAAATTATCCGTCATTAAGTGGCGATAAATTTTACAATAAAGCTCAAAAATACCTAAAAGATGGCAACGCAAGTGGTCTTATAGGATTTGACGTGGGCGATAAAGAGCTTGCAACTAGGATAATAAATAGCGTAAAACTATTTAGCATAGTCGTAAATATAGGAGATACAAAATCTCTAATAACCCACCCAGCAAGTACAACACACTCTCAGCTAAGCAGCGAAGAGCTTGAGAAAAACGGCATAAAAGCCGGTCTAATCCGCCTAAGCATAGGCATAGAAGACGCCGATGACCTTATAAAAGATCTATCTGACGCACTAGCAAATGCTTAA
- a CDS encoding HAD family hydrolase — MKAVIFDMDGTIIDSSIAIERTINDIRAELKLEPLSSDFIIKAINEPGRNLALDLYNMQNPTAKLRDNFEENFKINYAKYAKAYDGIEELLKKCLDSGFGVALASNAPQNTLEDILKKCEIFKYFDFIVGASSEIPQKPDPKMLLICTQKLSASKAIFVGDSLKDELAAKNANMPYIQVTWGFGKHSKTSDYNASSTNEAWSIIEEI; from the coding sequence GTGAAGGCTGTGATATTTGATATGGACGGCACGATTATTGATAGCTCTATTGCGATAGAAAGAACTATTAATGATATCCGTGCCGAGCTTAAGCTAGAGCCACTTAGTAGCGATTTTATCATAAAGGCGATAAATGAGCCGGGTAGAAATTTGGCACTAGATTTATACAATATGCAAAATCCAACCGCAAAATTAAGAGATAATTTTGAAGAAAATTTCAAGATAAACTACGCAAAATATGCCAAAGCCTATGACGGTATAGAGGAGCTTTTAAAAAAATGCTTAGATAGCGGTTTTGGCGTGGCCTTAGCCTCAAATGCACCGCAAAATACGCTTGAGGATATACTCAAAAAATGTGAAATTTTTAAATACTTTGATTTTATCGTGGGTGCTAGTAGCGAGATACCTCAAAAGCCAGATCCAAAAATGCTTCTAATTTGCACACAAAAACTTAGTGCCTCAAAGGCGATTTTTGTAGGCGATAGCCTAAAAGATGAGCTTGCGGCAAAAAATGCAAATATGCCTTATATCCAGGTGACTTGGGGGTTTGGGAAGCATAGCAAAACTAGCGATTATAACGCTAGTAGCACCAACGAAGCTTGGAGTATTATAGAGGAAATTTGA
- a CDS encoding DUF2018 family protein — MDIFNSTPREKFYEILQNANRNLVADEIDKILQKFIAMSMILEQNNPNLQSFINENLDQIYSSLDDMYLHISGEILSKNE, encoded by the coding sequence ATGGATATTTTTAACTCAACGCCACGAGAGAAATTTTATGAAATTTTACAAAATGCAAATAGAAATTTAGTAGCCGATGAGATTGATAAAATTTTGCAAAAATTCATCGCTATGAGTATGATTTTAGAGCAAAATAATCCAAATTTGCAAAGCTTTATAAATGAAAATTTAGACCAAATATACTCATCGCTTGATGATATGTATTTGCACATTAGCGGAGAAATTTTAAGTAAAAATGAGTAA
- a CDS encoding polyprenyl synthetase family protein, translated as MQQIDNLMTNFIRELGYDYANEMFLKVSSGKKLRSKLLLKIAPNTDEAFRLCAVIELIHLASLLHDDVIDDANLRRGKPSINALFGTKDAIMLGDILYSKGFFELCKFDKSISLEISNAVSKLSIGELMDVKLSCDFNADISKYLKMIEYKTAVLIEASAVCGAILAGFNADKFRIYGKNLGLAFQIIDDVLDITQDEKTLGKPNLNDFKEGKVTLPYLYLYQNLDKNGADRLKNLYKKELDSQEKEWIKNSMIEHKSIQKSVTMAKNLAQEAIEAISEYKNDGLEEIIKSMIDREF; from the coding sequence ATGCAACAAATAGATAATTTAATGACAAATTTTATCCGTGAGCTTGGCTACGACTACGCAAACGAGATGTTTTTAAAGGTCAGTTCAGGTAAAAAACTTCGTTCAAAACTACTGCTAAAAATAGCTCCAAACACCGATGAAGCGTTTAGGCTTTGTGCTGTTATCGAGCTTATACACTTAGCTAGTTTGCTTCACGATGATGTGATAGATGACGCAAATTTAAGACGAGGCAAACCCAGTATAAACGCACTTTTTGGCACAAAAGACGCGATAATGCTAGGCGATATACTCTACTCAAAGGGCTTTTTTGAGCTTTGTAAATTTGATAAAAGTATATCTCTTGAAATTTCAAATGCCGTTAGTAAACTAAGTATTGGCGAACTTATGGACGTTAAGCTCTCTTGCGATTTTAACGCAGATATTAGCAAGTATCTAAAAATGATAGAGTATAAAACTGCCGTTCTAATTGAGGCAAGTGCCGTTTGTGGTGCGATACTTGCGGGATTTAACGCAGATAAGTTTAGAATTTATGGTAAAAATTTAGGACTCGCTTTTCAAATCATAGATGACGTGCTTGATATAACGCAAGATGAAAAGACACTTGGAAAGCCAAATTTAAATGATTTTAAAGAGGGTAAGGTGACTTTGCCATATCTTTATTTGTATCAAAATTTAGATAAAAATGGGGCAGATAGGCTAAAGAATTTATACAAAAAAGAGCTAGACTCTCAAGAAAAAGAGTGGATAAAAAATAGTATGATAGAACATAAAAGCATACAAAAGTCCGTAACTATGGCTAAAAATTTAGCACAAGAGGCGATAGAAGCGATAAGCGAGTATAAAAATGATGGGCTTGAAGAGATTATAAAAAGTATGATAGATAGGGAATTTTAA
- the hemA gene encoding glutamyl-tRNA reductase, with the protein MEYLNISFTHKNTDISVREKLALNNDEKKQSVLRLLKSSKNIKEVVVLSTCNRVEILACADDIKPATSHIIRCLAVFSGIFEDELFERADIYENSGAIHHLFVVASSLDSLVVGETQILGQLKEAFRFSKSLDMNGENLSKALEYAIKCAAKVRNETQISKNPISVSSVAVAKAKEIFGTLEGKTAVVVGAGEMGELAARHLISSGANVIVVNRSTQRVEALVDELGDKASWDSILKLKDYVNSYELIFSSTSAPHPVITDDIVKQVPFKRYFFDIAVPRDIRLTKSEDVEVFSVDDLDEIVKANLAMREEQAQIAYSIVSKDVGNFLKFIKDSISAPLVKSLRQSANEFASKELEKAIKKGYLKNSDPNEAKKLIDQVLNAFLHIPTTRLKEISNNENALMIADAAKYIFDFKDKEKIDEIF; encoded by the coding sequence ATGGAATACTTAAACATCAGCTTTACACATAAAAATACAGACATATCGGTTAGGGAAAAACTAGCTTTAAATAATGACGAGAAAAAACAGAGTGTTTTAAGGCTTTTAAAATCTAGCAAAAATATAAAAGAGGTCGTGGTGCTTAGCACCTGTAATAGGGTTGAAATTTTAGCCTGTGCAGATGATATAAAGCCCGCAACTTCGCATATTATTAGGTGTTTGGCTGTATTTTCTGGAATTTTTGAAGATGAGCTTTTTGAGAGGGCTGACATCTATGAAAACAGCGGAGCCATACATCATCTTTTTGTTGTGGCAAGTTCGCTTGATAGTCTAGTAGTTGGCGAAACACAAATTTTAGGTCAGTTAAAAGAGGCTTTTAGATTTTCAAAAAGCTTAGATATGAACGGTGAAAATTTATCAAAAGCTTTAGAATACGCCATAAAATGTGCGGCAAAAGTTCGCAATGAAACTCAAATTTCAAAAAATCCAATATCGGTTTCATCGGTTGCAGTTGCAAAGGCAAAGGAAATTTTTGGCACACTTGAGGGCAAAACGGCTGTTGTTGTCGGAGCTGGAGAGATGGGTGAGTTAGCAGCAAGACATCTTATATCAAGCGGAGCAAATGTTATCGTTGTAAATAGAAGCACTCAAAGAGTTGAAGCCTTGGTTGATGAGCTTGGAGATAAGGCTAGTTGGGATAGCATTTTAAAGCTAAAAGATTATGTAAATTCTTATGAGCTTATATTCTCAAGTACATCAGCACCACACCCCGTTATAACTGACGATATTGTTAAACAAGTGCCATTTAAGCGTTACTTTTTTGATATAGCAGTTCCTAGGGATATTAGGCTTACAAAGAGTGAAGATGTTGAAGTTTTTTCAGTTGATGATCTTGACGAGATAGTTAAGGCAAACCTTGCTATGCGTGAAGAGCAAGCACAAATAGCATACTCAATAGTTTCAAAAGATGTCGGAAATTTCTTAAAATTCATAAAAGACAGCATAAGTGCTCCACTTGTTAAGTCCTTAAGGCAAAGTGCGAACGAATTTGCTAGTAAAGAGCTAGAAAAAGCGATAAAAAAAGGTTACTTAAAAAATAGCGATCCAAATGAGGCAAAAAAGCTTATAGATCAAGTTCTAAACGCATTTTTGCATATTCCCACAACTAGATTAAAAGAGATATCAAATAACGAAAACGCACTTATGATAGCCGACGCGGCTAAATATATTTTTGATTTTAAAGATAAGGAAAAGATAGATGAAATTTTCTAA
- a CDS encoding proline--tRNA ligase — translation MKFSKFYAPTTKEAPKDASLPSHIFLLRGGFVEQMGAGLYNYLPLGQKVLNKITKIVKEEMDNAGALELNFSMVTSAELWRQSGRFDVFGKELLRFKDRKDNDFLLSATNEESAVATIRGKVTSYKELPKNIYQVNTKFRDEARPRFGILRGREFIMKDAYSFHANEADLKREFDLMEQTYSKIFTRLGLNYRAVFADSGAIGGSGSKEFMVLAPNGEDDIICCKQCTYAANIEAAKRAPRTSSASKPEADAAKFLTPNMKTIKDVAEFFKVDEFYTIKAVIKKAIYADSTKIVVFFIRGDDELQEVKAQNACKALDIADASDDEVLNAGLVAGFCGPVGLKGVDFYIDSELKGQNQMICGANEKDYHFVGVSVSGFNEDRFKDLSVVRASDRCPECGGELEVSKGIEVGHIFQLGDKYSKPMNATFLDENGKAKPFIMGCYGIGVSRLMAVMIEASHDERGCVWKKECSPFDAFIIVSNLKDENALKYATELYENAKKAGLDVMLDDRNERFGVKMNDYELIGAPFAIIVGKGLEEGSVELVTRSGLVKEQIKADTALEVLKAKLCF, via the coding sequence ATGAAATTTTCTAAATTTTACGCACCAACTACAAAGGAAGCACCAAAAGACGCGAGTTTGCCAAGCCATATATTTTTACTTCGTGGCGGTTTTGTCGAGCAGATGGGAGCAGGACTTTATAACTACTTGCCACTTGGACAAAAGGTGTTAAATAAAATAACTAAAATAGTTAAAGAGGAGATGGATAACGCCGGTGCTTTGGAGTTAAATTTCAGTATGGTAACTAGTGCTGAGCTGTGGAGACAAAGTGGTCGCTTTGATGTTTTTGGCAAGGAGCTTTTGCGTTTTAAAGATAGAAAAGATAATGACTTCTTGCTAAGTGCTACAAACGAGGAGAGTGCCGTAGCTACGATAAGAGGCAAGGTTACTAGCTATAAAGAGCTACCCAAAAATATCTATCAAGTAAATACAAAATTTAGAGATGAAGCGCGTCCTAGGTTTGGAATTTTAAGAGGTCGTGAGTTTATTATGAAAGACGCTTATAGCTTTCACGCAAACGAGGCTGATTTAAAGCGTGAATTTGATTTGATGGAACAAACTTATTCTAAAATTTTTACTAGACTTGGGTTAAATTACAGAGCTGTTTTTGCTGATAGTGGTGCGATTGGCGGTAGCGGGAGTAAGGAATTTATGGTGCTTGCACCAAACGGGGAAGATGATATTATATGTTGTAAACAATGCACCTATGCTGCTAACATAGAAGCCGCAAAACGTGCCCCTAGAACGAGCAGTGCCTCAAAGCCCGAGGCTGACGCTGCGAAATTTTTAACGCCAAATATGAAAACTATAAAAGACGTGGCAGAATTTTTTAAGGTAGATGAGTTTTATACCATAAAAGCAGTTATTAAAAAGGCGATTTATGCTGATAGCACAAAGATTGTCGTATTTTTCATAAGAGGCGATGACGAGCTTCAAGAGGTAAAAGCACAAAATGCGTGCAAAGCCCTAGATATCGCAGACGCAAGTGATGATGAGGTTTTAAATGCTGGATTGGTGGCTGGTTTTTGCGGTCCTGTTGGACTTAAGGGTGTTGATTTTTACATAGATAGTGAGCTTAAAGGGCAAAATCAGATGATATGTGGTGCAAACGAAAAAGATTACCACTTTGTCGGCGTAAGTGTAAGTGGCTTTAATGAGGATAGGTTTAAAGATCTATCTGTTGTTAGGGCGAGTGATAGGTGTCCTGAGTGTGGTGGTGAGCTTGAAGTTAGTAAAGGGATTGAGGTAGGGCATATTTTCCAACTTGGAGATAAGTACTCAAAACCGATGAATGCTACATTTTTAGATGAAAACGGCAAAGCAAAGCCATTTATAATGGGGTGTTATGGCATTGGAGTTAGCAGGCTTATGGCGGTTATGATAGAGGCTAGTCACGATGAGCGTGGATGTGTTTGGAAGAAGGAGTGTTCGCCATTTGACGCGTTTATCATAGTTTCAAATTTAAAAGATGAAAATGCGTTAAAATATGCAACAGAACTTTACGAAAACGCTAAAAAAGCAGGGCTTGATGTAATGCTTGATGATAGAAATGAGCGTTTTGGTGTAAAGATGAATGACTATGAGCTAATAGGCGCTCCATTTGCGATTATCGTTGGTAAGGGACTTGAAGAGGGCAGTGTCGAGCTAGTTACTAGAAGCGGACTAGTAAAAGAGCAAATCAAAGCAGATACTGCACTAGAAGTATTAAAAGCGAAATTATGTTTTTAA